ATGCACATTAACCAATTGTATCTAGCATAAAGATCAAATTCCCATTCTCAGATTATCACTTGCCTTTTGTTAAgataaaattgcaaaaatacGAAAAGATACGTTTATTTCACTCAAAACTGTATAATATTCGTGCTACATTTAACGTTTGGAACAATTTGCCGTGAAGTAACCGTCATGCACACAACATTGCTGGTGGGTTGGAAACCATGCAATTTCACTTTTACCCAATGGCGAAAAATAAATTAGCGAGGACGACCTCTACCACGGCCCGGTGGTGGTCCCGCTTGGTCCCCTTGGCCAGATCTTGGGTTCTTAACAGTTTCATCCACAGACAAAATGAGACAAGCAGCTTCAGATGCAGCAGTCAGTGcatttttctgaaaaatataGTTGAAATTACAATACCAAGAACATGCACTTTAGAGCATATCTGAAACAGCTCTGCCAGCAGGTAAGATGTACATAACTactcacccacaaatttaaggtgtggtaatttgtaagcgggcacagggtgtataaaagtataaaacattaaaaactgtgttataacaccGGTTATTGCCCCATCCctcaagaataaacaagttacattcatcctaGTTACATAAATACCTTAACTATGGAAGGTTCCCACACACAAGCTGCAAAGTTATCGGTGATATCTTCATTGTTGATGTCAACTCCATAcctacaatataaaacaacacataaCAGCATACCCAAAAAAATTCGCctctcattttttaaaattcataaaaaaccTTGTGGTGACATAAAAATTCAATTACACCCAGTCAAAAGGGTGAAAGAATCTCCATCTTACCATTTTCCATCCTCTTTAGCGTGAACTTGTCTCAATTTATTCAGAATATTAGTTGCGTCGAAGCCAGCATTCTCACACAGCTGTCTTGCAATAACCTCAAGTGCCTGTGTAGGAAAACATGAGCATATTATTAACATATCTTAACAAATAAACAAGGgttatatttcatatacaCAATACAGTAATGAAATTTACAATACATAATACTACAAAACAATAAGGTGAACAGCCAAACAGACATTCCTAtgatttcaatttttacaGATTGACACAGTGCAGAAACTTCCGGGGTAGACTTCACCACCctaccaccccaggtttggcgcctatgtcTACACCAACATAGCACTAGTACTGTTATACCATCTTACCTTCCCATAAGCAGATATAATAAGTTGTTGTTTTCCACGGATAGTACGCGCATGGTCACGAAGGTGTTTGCTGATTTCCATCTCAATGGCTCCACCACCAGCAACTACTGCATCATTCTGTGGGGAGATTGttcttgtaaatatttatatttgttaggAGCTAATTTggcataaaaacataaaatttttaacatttcgtCACATTCCCTGATAAAGTCTTTACAAATGCAAATGGCAGAGGAAACAtcagaaatatatattccgtttttataccaaatgagttttttatacatttttataccagataatcTGATAAAAGAATCTTTAGATTATGCCTgttagcagaagtaacagaatataggACTATTTCTGTATAGTGGCAGTGTTATATAGTACAGATGTTTAGGCATTAGGGTGTCAAAAACTCTCATGATCTTTTAACatgaaaaatgttatttttgaatATAGGAATGAAACAcgaaaaatgttatttttgaatATAGGAATGAAACATGTAATTAATGACATTTAGAGTAACGTAAATTATACATGTGCTGCATATttagtagcacttggtgtGTGAACTTTAAACATGtactaacaaaaattaaataaatttaaaataaagtgaaGTTACGCaataatgaaatttaaaataaagtaagttacgcATATGCTGTAGAGCCTGTACTGTGTATTAAATATCAATGACACATACAGTGAGTTGACACATGACCTTACCTTGATAGCTCGTCTAACAATCATAATAGCATCATGCAATGATCGTTCAGATTCTTCCATGAATTGCTCAGCTCCTCCTCTCAGGAGGATGGTGCAAGTCTTCGCTTGTGGACATCCTCGGAAGAAGTTGAatctggaaaataaaatatttagttttagttttaaaactatatactgGAAAAAAACAGTTGATATTCGAAATTTCATATAATAAGgttatttaaactttgagCAATACCTGGGATGGCATTGCTACAATGCAGTTTTTCTCAGATGTTAAACATAAGTAACCCTGttaattaatgtggtgaattcATATAAACACTGTAACCCCATTTATGTGTATAGAAGTCTACCACTATATGATTGAAACAGATCATTTTGTAAAAGGGATAAATTGctttcataatttaaaaatccagAACATTTCTGCAACTCCTTCGAAACTCTCAGGATAGAACCGCATTTAGTTGCATTAAGCTTCTCTGTATAATTTGACAGCATTGTATGCAATACACCCTCCACACGAAGGGTGTGCAACCCTTATTACAATAGGGCCAGATATAAATTACTGGGAAAATACTTGGTGAACTTGTTTGCCATACAATTATTTAACATAGGCTTGCATGAAACaataatagtttgtttttgtctttGAGCTTATGACATTAAAAGGGGTTATCTCCTCACAGAAAAGTTTGAAGCACAAATTTCTGAACAAAACtggtatataaatttattgcgcattaaataaattcagtaaaaaatatgcaactgGCTTCGCGGGCCACACAACTTTTCTTTGTGGCTTCATTTTGCCGCAGGTTAAACACCCCTGCTCCACATAATCATTGAACCCACCTTTCACCACCAACTTGTTCTTCCTCAAACTCCTCACAAGTCCCAAGCACATCATCAGTGAGATGTTGAACACTTGTCTGAATGCTTCCTCCACATGcctttaataaatatgtggtttattaatgaataaatgtaactggtTTATCCTCACACGGCAGGACAATGgtagtcattaaaacacaggtcttctgttttaaacacctcgtacccacttgcgagttaccatatatatataactttgtgggtaattttttttgtgtgggtgacaatttagacaatccattagaAACCACTGGGTAAATGTAATTGCCCTAAGTGTtctgcccaatgacacatacatccacaatagtagcaactTTAAGCTTCATATCTGTAACCTCTGGGCTAGAGCAGGTGCTAATACACTGTACAATGGTGCCCAACTAATATTTAACCTTAAATTCAATCAAGGTATATGactataaaacaatttaagaaAACTGTATGGAAAAGTACACAGTACATATCATTCATGCTAAACATGCCATCCTTACCTTCATAGTTCGTTTAAGATCTTCTTCATTGACACGACCAGCACAAAACATGTCACGGTCGGCAAAATATTGAGTTGCTACGTCTCCTATCGGTAACTTGCTCAGGACAACCTGTTGTTATGTTGGGTTATATTAAATATGCTGTAAAACAATAGCAACCTGGGTAAGTCATGCCGTATTTTAAAAGAgatgtgtttttttagtcaaatttaaacatttttttgatattttttattagataattagtaatgaaaaatatattatgcatGCTAATAATAGCACTAGAAAACACAAATGAAATCTTAACCTAAATTAATTGGtgcaagaaaaatatattagcATGACTGTAtactataattttataatattattacattaacCAACAAAGCAAACTTACAACTGCACCACTATCACATATATGTTTCATCTTGTCATAAAGGATCTGCCATTCAGCATCAACTATGTCTTGGTAGTCCTGCAACAAATAATCTACTAAGACACACTAAATATACAGCTGATGGTGTGGTCACATTcataaattactaaataagAACTTATATTTCGAGCCTAAACCCATACACCCTAGTATACCTTACACAGGACCTCACATATGTGCCAAACTTGGGGTGTCAAGGCAGAAGGTAGACCTACCCTAGAATTTTCTACACTgtattaatcagtaaaaatTACAGCCagtaagttagatttgttgcACAAAAATGTGTCTAATATTCCAGCATTCCcatcatttaaaacatttggaGCCTACGACCTCATCCACATATATATCATATGCACATAAATGTatccatataaaatacaatagaCGACTCTGCCACAAAACACAACATGATACCAAACCAACATACCTCAACATTGTTGACTCGGACTTCAGCGTTTTCTTTCTCCGATTTTAACTCAAGTTCAACATTCAACAAAGCAATCTTAGGATTCTTATATTTCTTCCTTTGCATCTCGAAGCCAGCATATGAGAAAGTTTTCTTGAAAGCAACACCTGAAACCAGCTTGGaatcctgaaaaaaaaagttggttATAATATGctagttattttattgatacCAAGAtagcaaaataaaatagcaaCATAGGCTATTATAAATGAtgaaaagtatatatagtaggatgggggaagatgggacacctttagcacataataaccaaatatcttaatcgtgttttaaacagttaataacggtctatgggagtcgtgaggatacggtttaataattttttgaatgttctttgtttactaccaaataggacgagaaaatagattgaaaaggtgtcccatcttcccccacccttctatattgACAAAAATagcaacatatatatatatatatataaaatgatgaaaaaaagcaacatattttattaaacaaatgggttgtagcaaccTGGATGTTAcagtaatgagccaactctagcctaaatctcaagtccCATGACATGCAACACTTTAGTTACTCACACacacagaataaaaaattgtcatcatttttactttttgacgTTTATCAGTTTTACTAAGTTTTATTTGCTCCTAACCTCCAGTGCTCCTCCTGAAATCTTCTTGATCCCAATCATCTTTAGAGGAAGCAGATCATCAAGGAGTGTCACCGCATCCACTACCATGGGAGCAAAGAGGTCTTTGTAACTTGCAATTAATTTTGAGTTGAGTGCAGTAGACGCACATTTCTCTAGTAAGCCACGCTGTTCtctgtttaaaagaaaaaaaattagacgAATATTGTAAAGAACCCAGTGATTACTATTTACTATTATTGtcattaaacaataacattagAATCAACACCACATTACAGATTATTATATACTAATGTTGCACCAAGCCAAGCATTAATAGATGAAAACAGTAAGGGTTATTGCACTGTGGGAATAATGAATATTCTTACTTTGGGTCATCAGTTTTAATCTGAACTTGAATTTCTTTGATCTTTTCAATAGCAAGGTTGGTAGCTTGACGGTAGGCCCTAATGATGAGctgtaaaacattaaaaaaacgcattaaactacattaaatacaaacaataaatataaaaagtactTTTTTTCAATGGTAATATTTTCATTAAGTGGAACATTTTACCTGGGGATGGACACCCTCTTCAACAAAGCACTTAGCTTGTTTAAGCAATTCTGCTGCAAGGAGTGTAACAGTAGTTGTACCATCTCCAACCTGTGTGGAACGAGAAGCTGATTAGTCAAATGTCTTAGGTGGTAGTAACGAATCCAACTGCTACATTGTACACTAACCCCAAAACAGCCAAAACCTAACCATTAACctctaaactaaaaaaaatcccatttTGGTCTCTTTTTTTCGCAATGACGTCAAATGGGTTTCAAATTGGTGCTATATCTACAAATGcttattaaaatacagttcaaTTGTCTTAAAA
This window of the Ciona intestinalis unplaced genomic scaffold, KH HT000338.1, whole genome shotgun sequence genome carries:
- the LOC100185811 gene encoding T-complex protein 1 subunit eta (The sequence of the model RefSeq protein was modified relative to this genomic sequence to represent the inferred CDS: added 3 bases not found in genome assembly), whose amino-acid sequence is MQQPPIILLKEGTDSSQGIPQLVSNINACQVISEAIRTTLGPRGMDKLIVDGRGKATISNDGATILKLLDVVHPAAKTLVDISKSQDSEVGDGTTTVTLLAAELLKQAKCFVEEGVHPQLIIRAYRQATNLAIEKIKEIQVQIKTDDPKEQRGLLEKCASTALNSKLIASYKDLFAPMVVDAVTLLDDLLPLKMIGIKKISGGALEDSKLVSGVAFKKTFSYAGFEMQRKKYKNPKIALLNVELELKSEKENAEVRVNNVEDYQDIVDAEWQILYDKMKHICDSGAVVVLSKLPIGDVATQYFADRDMFCAGRVNEEDLKRTMKACGGSIQTSVQHLTDDVLGTCEEFEEEQVGGERFNFFRGCPQAKTCTILLRGGAEQFMEESERSLHDAIMIVRRAIKNDAVVAGGGAIEMEISKHLRDHARTIRGKQQLIISAYGKALEVIARQLCENAGFDATNILNKLRQVHAKEDGKWYGVDINNEDITDNFAACVWEPSIVKKNALTAASEAACLILSVDETVKNPRSGQGDQAGPPPGRGRGRPR